The proteins below are encoded in one region of Deltaproteobacteria bacterium:
- a CDS encoding DUF1552 domain-containing protein: protein MSNFKLSRRTFISSSGTTFLLPLFPSWVANRATAQTARDPRRFVAFYIPNGTYNRGDTPTWYPATGVMNRNNLPPALAPFDAIVGDFSVLKHIKTTAADNLANANGQHVGEAVAFLTCGQNLGPQNSFEHQYAGKSGKAALVIQGNTADQGDRYQNNGISYLNGRMVRGISNPGDLYRQLVGQVAVPVAPSPQPVTQNLEASIIDSSLTDLSQLRAKLGRSDQQRLDDFLAGLRELELKYRDPGSSGGGASSGNSSATCRPPTNQANLDSGAAAGDGSLYLARMRMFNDLITIAFACDLVRSVSVMLDVETGSRSLPAAPRELVYQGADIAGWNNHLVSHFGHFSGGDFSHATPDGIPRCITRDRFYFSVVADLIQKLKAAKDSSGSVILDNSIVLAGFGVRDGMHYMHLSQGAPMIVGGGRNFMTPGQSLDMSQFDVADMFFTFNKHLDMGLSDFQGASRFLSL, encoded by the coding sequence ATGAGTAACTTCAAGCTTAGTCGCCGTACCTTTATTAGTAGTAGTGGCACTACCTTTCTTTTGCCGTTATTTCCGAGTTGGGTTGCCAATCGGGCTACGGCTCAAACAGCGCGGGATCCGCGTCGCTTTGTCGCCTTTTACATTCCTAATGGAACCTATAATCGCGGCGATACTCCAACGTGGTACCCAGCGACAGGGGTTATGAACCGGAATAACCTGCCACCAGCCTTGGCGCCTTTCGATGCAATTGTGGGTGACTTCTCAGTGTTGAAACACATCAAGACTACGGCGGCAGATAATCTGGCAAATGCCAACGGCCAGCACGTCGGCGAAGCAGTGGCGTTTCTTACCTGTGGCCAAAACTTAGGCCCGCAGAATTCCTTTGAGCATCAGTATGCCGGCAAGAGCGGCAAGGCAGCCCTGGTCATTCAGGGGAACACCGCAGATCAGGGCGACAGATATCAGAACAACGGCATTTCCTATCTAAATGGTCGTATGGTCCGTGGCATTTCCAATCCTGGCGACCTCTATAGGCAGCTCGTGGGACAGGTTGCAGTCCCGGTGGCGCCTTCGCCACAGCCGGTTACCCAAAATTTAGAAGCCAGTATTATCGATAGTAGTCTCACAGATCTCAGTCAATTGAGGGCAAAACTAGGGCGTAGTGACCAGCAGAGACTAGACGATTTTTTGGCAGGACTTCGGGAACTAGAGCTAAAGTACCGCGACCCTGGCTCATCAGGCGGCGGCGCGTCATCGGGAAATAGCAGCGCCACTTGTCGTCCACCGACGAATCAGGCCAATTTAGATTCCGGAGCCGCAGCGGGAGATGGCAGCCTATACCTGGCTCGCATGCGGATGTTTAACGATCTCATCACAATAGCATTCGCTTGTGATCTCGTGCGGTCAGTAAGCGTTATGTTGGATGTCGAAACTGGGTCTCGGTCATTGCCAGCAGCGCCGCGCGAGCTTGTATATCAGGGTGCTGATATTGCCGGATGGAACAATCACTTAGTGTCGCATTTTGGTCATTTCAGCGGTGGCGATTTCTCACATGCGACGCCCGATGGCATACCGCGTTGTATCACGCGTGATCGCTTTTACTTTTCAGTAGTGGCTGACCTCATACAAAAGCTGAAAGCTGCCAAGGATAGTAGTGGTAGCGTCATCCTCGACAACTCCATTGTTCTTGCCGGGTTTGGCGTACGCGACGGGATGCACTATATGCATCTTTCGCAGGGTGCGCCGATGATCGTGGGCGGCGGACGAAATTTCATGACGCCGGGACAAAGTCTCGATATGTCTCAATTTGATGTGGCCGACATGTTCTTTACGTTTAATAAACATCTCGACATGGGGCTAAGCGACTTCCAGGGCGCAAGCCGCTTCTTGAGTCTTTAA
- a CDS encoding DUF58 domain-containing protein, with translation MSDHDLSEVSTLASLQPMNTRELHYRDYKNRLRLQGSQFMSLKRPSRLIESSRDYIPGDPVALIDWRVYARSDRLIVREVRDESASHVRIGIDLSSTMWWPTADVTRDRLPTKAEIAMRIALHLSYAHLRMGDQVEVFWLTEDSDKLPPFRFRPRRPAMIQSQFSQLEAGGFHLSQWFQVERSSYPDTTVDVTFWIGDGLGNADSAGFLRQGARSFFWHTLSSMELSTSWLDDQNSYFDRAFATKEYRGSVLKQQDQYLGQVRGWCDSFAQLQHAQGGAYETVSDSTAIGAYQTALTAFFKANRRL, from the coding sequence ATGAGTGATCACGATCTCAGCGAAGTCTCAACCCTGGCATCGCTGCAACCGATGAACACGCGTGAGCTCCATTATCGCGACTATAAAAATCGTCTGAGGCTCCAGGGCAGTCAGTTCATGAGCCTAAAGCGGCCCAGTCGTTTGATCGAGTCTAGTCGCGATTACATCCCTGGCGATCCCGTCGCTCTGATTGATTGGCGCGTTTACGCACGTAGTGATCGGCTCATTGTGCGCGAGGTACGAGATGAGTCGGCATCTCACGTCCGCATCGGTATCGACTTGTCATCGACCATGTGGTGGCCAACGGCTGATGTGACCCGTGATCGTCTGCCGACTAAAGCTGAAATCGCTATGCGCATTGCCTTACACTTGAGTTATGCGCATCTGCGCATGGGTGATCAGGTCGAGGTTTTTTGGCTCACCGAAGATAGTGACAAGCTTCCGCCATTTCGTTTTCGGCCGCGACGCCCAGCTATGATTCAGAGTCAGTTTAGCCAACTAGAGGCCGGCGGTTTCCACCTCAGTCAATGGTTTCAAGTAGAACGGTCCTCCTACCCGGATACGACGGTGGATGTGACGTTTTGGATCGGAGATGGTCTCGGTAACGCAGATTCGGCGGGTTTTCTCCGGCAAGGTGCAAGGTCTTTCTTTTGGCATACTTTGAGTTCCATGGAGCTTAGTACGAGTTGGCTTGATGATCAGAATTCGTATTTTGATCGGGCATTTGCGACTAAAGAGTATAGAGGATCGGTGCTTAAACAGCAGGATCAGTATCTGGGGCAGGTGCGTGGGTGGTGCGATAGTTTTGCCCAGCTCCAGCATGCGCAAGGGGGAGCCTACGAGACGGTCAGCGATTCGACCGCCATCGGCGCTTATCAAACAGCATTAACGGCATTTTTTAAGGCAAATAGGCGACTATGA
- a CDS encoding TIGR02147 family protein — protein sequence MQRPQLHLFESIGAYLTAMAEYRRSVDPSFSVAKACRGEYRCSPALVSLVLAGKRPLTLDRLNNFCHIFGLNVQERLQLKLMLEDGSKPVAEPHEEPRKTLGRRRRVSSAILKDWLNPYVKDAIRLESVRRSGVRGLFSELVHIANEHRIEKAVKFLRHHGYIKVNESGQLVESEPLAVVPDAQFDAHVRKFHANALKIAQLGLTHANADERLAQAMILPLDAKRYVELVGIIRRFSEELQSFTEHHADADKRLYQLILHLTPTGGFNFNAAPTNKKDHRK from the coding sequence ATGCAGAGACCTCAACTTCATCTTTTCGAATCAATTGGCGCCTATCTCACAGCTATGGCTGAGTATCGGCGATCGGTCGATCCCAGCTTCTCGGTGGCCAAGGCATGCCGTGGAGAGTATCGGTGTTCACCTGCTCTCGTGTCTTTGGTCCTAGCTGGCAAAAGGCCTCTTACTCTAGATCGTCTTAATAACTTCTGCCATATATTTGGATTGAATGTTCAGGAACGCTTACAGCTTAAATTGATGCTGGAGGACGGTAGTAAGCCAGTTGCGGAGCCTCATGAAGAGCCGCGCAAGACCCTCGGACGCCGCCGCCGGGTATCCTCAGCGATTCTAAAAGATTGGTTGAATCCGTATGTAAAGGATGCCATTCGACTTGAGTCTGTGCGCCGAAGCGGTGTGCGAGGTTTGTTTTCTGAGCTGGTTCATATTGCCAACGAACACCGCATCGAAAAAGCGGTTAAATTTCTGCGCCATCACGGATACATCAAAGTTAACGAAAGCGGCCAGCTCGTCGAATCCGAGCCGCTCGCTGTGGTGCCGGATGCTCAATTTGATGCTCATGTTCGCAAGTTTCATGCGAATGCGTTGAAAATAGCCCAGTTGGGACTAACTCATGCGAATGCGGATGAGCGCCTTGCTCAAGCGATGATTCTGCCATTAGATGCCAAACGCTACGTCGAGCTGGTGGGGATCATTCGGCGCTTTTCCGAGGAACTGCAGAGCTTCACGGAGCATCATGCTGATGCTGATAAGCGTCTCTATCAATTGATTTTGCATTTAACACCTACCGGTGGCTTCAACTTTAACGCAGCTCCGACTAACAAAAAGGACCATCGCAAATGA
- a CDS encoding methyltransferase, giving the protein MTRPVNHIFRFKQFAVDQTDCAMKISSDATIFGAYVPTSGAKFILDIGTGTGLLALMLSQRAEATTRIDAIEIDAGAFTTAEKNARSSPFAAMLSVYNTSLQDYASRAPVAYDLIICNPPFFQSDLVTTISKSAHLARHAHVDGLNFTTLINCVKLMLAAHGRFWVLLPAREAEVFRGLASQAGLYERERLNLCHKSTSVPNRAIAAYALEAGDLVTTQLARYQADNNPTDAMRLLLAPYMLHY; this is encoded by the coding sequence TTGACTCGACCGGTCAATCATATCTTTCGGTTCAAACAGTTTGCCGTTGACCAAACTGACTGTGCGATGAAGATATCCTCTGATGCAACGATATTTGGCGCCTACGTCCCAACCTCAGGGGCAAAGTTCATCCTTGATATCGGTACCGGCACTGGCCTACTTGCACTTATGTTGAGCCAACGTGCCGAGGCAACCACTCGTATTGACGCTATAGAGATCGATGCTGGGGCCTTCACAACAGCCGAAAAAAATGCCAGATCAAGCCCGTTTGCGGCGATGTTATCGGTCTATAACACGTCTCTCCAAGATTACGCATCTAGAGCTCCAGTTGCCTATGACCTGATCATCTGCAATCCCCCATTTTTTCAGAGCGATCTCGTCACCACCATAAGTAAGTCCGCTCACTTGGCACGCCATGCTCACGTTGATGGTCTTAATTTCACTACCCTCATAAACTGCGTAAAACTTATGTTAGCCGCACATGGGCGCTTCTGGGTGCTACTGCCGGCAAGAGAGGCTGAAGTCTTTCGCGGTTTAGCGAGCCAAGCAGGACTATACGAACGAGAGCGCTTAAATCTGTGCCATAAGAGTACAAGCGTTCCCAACCGTGCCATCGCGGCTTACGCATTAGAGGCGGGTGACCTAGTGACTACCCAGCTCGCCCGGTACCAAGCAGACAATAATCCCACCGACGCGATGCGACTTTTGCTCGCACCGTACATGCTTCATTATTGA
- a CDS encoding 2Fe-2S iron-sulfur cluster binding domain-containing protein, giving the protein MPIINYEGQLIQCERGVRLRDAILGGGETPHNGGSRYLNCHGLGTCGTCAVEIVEGDLAPLNARETWRLNFPPHTATKGLRLACQVRVESDLVIKKHAGFWGSR; this is encoded by the coding sequence ATGCCGATCATTAATTACGAGGGTCAGCTGATCCAGTGTGAACGTGGGGTGCGTCTGCGCGACGCTATCCTAGGCGGGGGAGAGACTCCGCATAATGGCGGGTCTCGTTACTTAAATTGCCATGGTCTGGGCACGTGTGGTACCTGTGCCGTTGAGATTGTAGAGGGCGACCTAGCCCCTCTCAACGCGCGTGAAACATGGCGTCTAAATTTTCCACCGCACACGGCAACTAAGGGACTGAGGCTTGCGTGTCAAGTGCGGGTTGAGTCAGACTTGGTGATCAAAAAGCACGCTGGCTTTTGGGGTTCCCGTTGA
- a CDS encoding AAA family ATPase, whose translation MTTTSSLSIADANAVAGRLRESVAKAVFGQEALITEALCCLLAGGHILMTGAPGLAKTTLVRVFARHLGVGFARIQFTPDLLPADIVGAEILNLDVATGQRQFSFAKGPVFTNLLLADEINRASPRTQSALLEAMQERSVTVAGSQHLLPQPFMVFATQNPFEAEGTFPLPEAQLDRFLLHTLVAYPDAESESRILAEHAANQLVGEQHGPQSGKFEQTTQEEVAGLIAAVRKVHVDEAVMVGIRDLVRATRPEDELCPEEFRRLIWYGAGPRAGISLISVTRALALMEGQDAVRWEHVRRLAAPALRHRMCLTSQGSREEMTADRVITALIERCEQQHKNLARGLKST comes from the coding sequence ATGACAACAACGTCGTCTCTTTCCATTGCCGATGCCAATGCCGTTGCCGGGCGTCTCAGAGAGAGCGTGGCCAAGGCTGTATTTGGGCAAGAAGCCTTGATCACAGAGGCGCTATGCTGCCTCTTGGCCGGTGGCCATATACTTATGACGGGTGCCCCTGGTCTGGCTAAGACCACCCTGGTGCGGGTGTTTGCCCGGCACTTGGGGGTCGGTTTTGCCCGTATTCAGTTCACACCGGATCTCTTGCCAGCCGATATCGTCGGCGCTGAGATCTTGAACCTAGACGTAGCCACAGGTCAGCGCCAGTTTAGTTTCGCCAAAGGCCCAGTGTTTACTAACTTGCTTTTAGCGGACGAGATCAACCGCGCTTCACCCAGGACCCAGTCGGCTCTACTTGAGGCAATGCAGGAGCGCAGCGTGACGGTTGCTGGCTCGCAGCATCTCCTTCCCCAGCCCTTCATGGTCTTTGCGACCCAAAATCCGTTTGAGGCCGAGGGTACGTTTCCTCTGCCAGAGGCGCAGCTAGACCGTTTTTTACTCCATACGCTAGTTGCTTACCCCGATGCCGAGAGTGAAAGCCGGATTCTTGCGGAGCATGCTGCTAATCAGCTGGTGGGCGAACAACATGGTCCTCAGAGCGGTAAATTTGAGCAGACGACGCAGGAAGAGGTTGCTGGACTGATAGCTGCCGTGCGCAAGGTGCATGTAGACGAGGCGGTGATGGTGGGGATTCGCGATTTGGTGCGCGCCACCCGACCTGAGGATGAGCTTTGTCCTGAGGAGTTTAGGCGCTTGATTTGGTACGGAGCTGGCCCCCGTGCCGGGATCAGTCTTATTTCTGTGACCAGAGCGCTTGCTCTTATGGAAGGTCAGGATGCGGTGAGGTGGGAACACGTGCGTCGTCTGGCGGCACCGGCCCTGCGTCACAGGATGTGTTTGACCTCCCAGGGTAGCCGCGAGGAGATGACGGCTGATCGCGTGATTACCGCCCTCATAGAGAGGTGTGAGCAACAACATAAAAACCTTGCCCGCGGGCTGAAGAGCACCTAA
- a CDS encoding DUF1592 domain-containing protein codes for MDHKTAVAIGCLLLSMEVSGCGAKSAKVKDVRSAKVVKPIGSLPGESDAQSGTRSLGLSCGAGYAPGRAALRLMSHEEYDQTVSDLLFITDKASKLAVFEATPKGPSGFASDTAHVSLSPLTVTKYWTAATTLADAVIARKNDQDAAFRKIAPCAVGKSEVEVSCLESIISDFGLRAWRRPLTSVGADSEKARLLRIMQQAPSFDQGLRSLLVALLISPHFIFVSVPTEAPTPVGEAAELDNYQIASRLSYFLWGTMPDQELFDLAAQDQLSDEVKLNNQVDRMLKNDRASYLVRTIVNDWIGLDVLENLVTPGVNDALKRAMLEESWRFVADLVIQDKSITDLVAAKYTYANGILAEHYGIPWSESDRAKFQLLDLTNHSRRGVLGHASFLLATAGSTTETRPVKRGKDLALKWLCQDIPPPPPGIPPLDTSKLPPNATPRELLAVHTNSPSCASCHERLDPLGLGFESFDATGKWRSTYTHLGGAVIDSSGKLDASTEFKDTRELLDRLSGQQIVQSCLAKKVMALAVKRLPVSKDDECVATEMGVRKWGVQGKFSDLLKATVLTRQFRWQSGDAP; via the coding sequence ATGGATCACAAAACCGCAGTCGCGATTGGGTGCTTGTTGCTGAGTATGGAAGTCAGTGGCTGTGGGGCGAAATCAGCTAAGGTCAAAGATGTGCGCAGTGCCAAAGTCGTGAAACCCATCGGGTCGCTGCCAGGGGAGAGCGACGCCCAGTCTGGTACACGGTCGCTGGGGCTCTCTTGTGGGGCCGGATACGCACCGGGGCGTGCAGCGCTGAGACTCATGTCCCATGAGGAGTACGACCAGACCGTTTCTGATCTGCTCTTCATCACAGACAAAGCAAGTAAGCTTGCTGTATTTGAGGCCACACCTAAAGGTCCTAGCGGTTTTGCCAGTGACACGGCTCATGTTTCCCTGTCGCCATTGACCGTGACGAAGTACTGGACGGCAGCGACAACCTTGGCCGATGCCGTTATTGCACGCAAGAACGACCAAGATGCCGCATTCCGTAAGATCGCTCCCTGCGCTGTCGGTAAATCCGAGGTTGAGGTGTCATGCCTTGAGTCCATCATCAGCGATTTTGGTCTGAGAGCGTGGCGGCGTCCCCTGACTTCCGTCGGAGCTGACAGTGAAAAGGCCAGACTCCTGCGTATTATGCAACAGGCGCCAAGTTTCGACCAAGGGTTAAGGAGTCTTTTGGTCGCTCTTTTGATCAGCCCTCATTTCATTTTTGTCAGCGTCCCCACAGAGGCCCCGACGCCAGTGGGTGAGGCAGCTGAGCTCGACAATTATCAGATTGCTTCGCGTCTTTCTTACTTCCTGTGGGGCACGATGCCTGATCAGGAGTTATTTGATCTGGCGGCACAGGACCAGCTCAGTGACGAGGTTAAGCTGAACAACCAAGTTGATCGCATGTTAAAAAACGACCGTGCTAGCTATCTAGTACGCACCATTGTTAATGACTGGATCGGCTTGGATGTGCTTGAGAACTTGGTGACTCCTGGCGTCAATGATGCACTAAAAAGAGCAATGCTCGAGGAAAGCTGGCGATTTGTCGCCGACCTTGTGATTCAGGACAAAAGTATTACCGATTTAGTAGCAGCAAAATATACATACGCCAATGGCATCTTGGCGGAGCACTATGGTATTCCGTGGAGCGAATCAGATCGTGCGAAATTCCAGCTTTTAGATCTAACTAATCACTCGCGTCGTGGTGTCTTAGGCCATGCCTCATTTCTACTGGCAACAGCCGGTTCGACGACGGAGACTCGGCCAGTAAAGCGTGGCAAAGACCTTGCTCTGAAATGGCTATGTCAGGATATCCCGCCACCGCCGCCCGGTATTCCACCTCTGGATACCAGTAAACTACCGCCTAATGCTACACCTCGGGAACTCTTGGCAGTACATACTAATAGCCCCAGCTGTGCATCCTGTCACGAGCGCTTGGATCCTCTCGGACTTGGATTTGAGTCGTTCGACGCGACGGGTAAGTGGAGGTCAACGTACACCCATTTAGGAGGTGCAGTGATTGACTCCTCTGGAAAATTGGATGCCTCCACCGAGTTCAAAGATACGCGCGAATTACTCGATCGACTTTCGGGCCAGCAAATCGTTCAGAGCTGTCTGGCTAAAAAAGTAATGGCACTAGCCGTGAAACGTCTTCCAGTCTCAAAAGATGACGAATGCGTAGCGACAGAAATGGGCGTTCGGAAATGGGGTGTTCAGGGTAAGTTTTCGGACCTACTAAAGGCCACTGTACTGACAAGGCAATTTCGTTGGCAAAGTGGAGATGCGCCATGA
- a CDS encoding DUF4159 domain-containing protein, with protein MSFGSMVLMPTTATIGVAAMSLLGVAIWWLRRKRQRRIWLPTMRIMRIEPRILPRLVMRVPPLIAFICFIISVLALVLHSLRPSSEVFAPFEPNQTRIHIFCDLSPSVAAQVTLDEYAAQVTAIFESMQNLGRVSLSTSYAATIHQPENADAVGRLIRSVGFQRAGVRLGAAIKQLVNGGLEANRLIVVSDRDQHSWTDFNWRYLSDEMEVIFYDLQRTKESVANYFINDARFLSSPAAVTQDWDVEIIRRSVDEAAQGRLTATFMGQELTAVPWQFAPGKQRLNVRLSWPAASLVEVDRSSSRDVPLVFRLEPEGQDAIAADNAFRSEIRGLKQDALVISESGGERSLEDLAEELSVSLSIQGFRVRRYDYIGEGVADLVEFPLVVAIGGHGSDNFCPVSLAPTNLSKKSRRSGTDTKKSSPRILPKVWLAPSRLDADFRMLCSCFVKLQMPSEGAPIAPELCQQVKNREDWIQLLPLLGGKQIGGSVGENARALAYLRRDPSSGLEVLAFTVPLMPMVATGITHASMPIMIKELLKWQGVGEAYGPVGANWPRVDDFAQVAWQGEGTRDSELMARIRLSNVPIGESLMTQLEQSQLPPRWSNDPTEITRQLPTKKDREDPLPWLRIVAVICVMAMFLEGALDLVSRLVRLVKNRPQLLILALALIALSESASAKVEISLLSSQGVRPSFAVLAREVSQRTSIEIDSKPTVHTQVSPEALAEPWLWVERLDTISTKSGALDHDLALWLKRGGLLIVEAPWTVTQLDTLVTRLNTRQAGSNDGWKPLPPDHELMRSFYLLDALPSCQGEIWRGYQFDGRLAILAIPYGFLQSVRDQSAPVTCSNPPDNERATRIFVNMIMVALATDYKRDQIHLPEILKRLR; from the coding sequence ATGAGCTTTGGCAGTATGGTATTGATGCCCACGACGGCGACAATTGGCGTCGCTGCCATGTCGTTACTTGGTGTGGCCATTTGGTGGCTAAGACGCAAACGTCAAAGGCGCATATGGCTGCCTACCATGCGGATCATGCGCATTGAGCCGCGGATACTCCCGCGCCTAGTCATGCGTGTGCCTCCCCTTATCGCTTTTATCTGCTTTATCATCTCGGTACTCGCATTGGTGCTTCATTCGCTTAGACCGAGTAGCGAAGTTTTTGCGCCATTTGAGCCGAATCAGACGCGCATTCATATCTTTTGCGATCTGAGTCCATCGGTCGCAGCGCAAGTGACACTTGATGAATACGCTGCACAGGTGACTGCCATCTTTGAATCGATGCAAAACCTAGGACGCGTGAGCCTCTCCACATCGTATGCGGCGACAATTCATCAACCTGAGAACGCCGATGCCGTCGGACGTTTGATCAGGAGCGTTGGTTTTCAAAGAGCCGGGGTGAGGCTGGGAGCGGCGATTAAACAGTTGGTGAATGGTGGCCTAGAGGCTAATCGTCTGATCGTGGTATCGGACCGTGATCAGCATTCGTGGACGGACTTTAATTGGCGGTATTTGAGTGACGAGATGGAGGTCATTTTCTACGACCTTCAGAGAACAAAGGAATCCGTTGCCAATTATTTTATAAACGATGCGCGATTTTTATCTTCGCCTGCTGCAGTGACGCAGGATTGGGATGTCGAGATTATCAGGCGTAGTGTAGACGAAGCTGCCCAAGGACGCTTGACTGCCACCTTTATGGGGCAGGAGTTGACGGCAGTGCCTTGGCAGTTTGCACCAGGCAAGCAACGCCTGAACGTCCGCCTTAGCTGGCCAGCAGCTTCCCTAGTTGAGGTCGATAGGTCATCAAGTCGCGATGTACCTCTCGTCTTTAGGCTAGAGCCCGAGGGTCAAGACGCGATTGCGGCGGATAATGCCTTTCGCAGTGAGATTCGAGGCCTGAAGCAAGATGCCTTGGTGATTAGTGAGAGCGGCGGTGAACGCTCCCTTGAGGATTTGGCTGAGGAGCTATCGGTATCTCTGTCTATCCAAGGGTTTCGCGTCAGACGCTACGACTACATCGGTGAGGGTGTGGCTGATCTAGTGGAGTTTCCCCTGGTGGTGGCGATTGGCGGGCATGGTAGTGACAATTTTTGTCCTGTAAGTCTTGCGCCGACGAATCTCAGTAAAAAATCGCGACGTTCCGGTACAGATACGAAGAAAAGTAGCCCACGCATTCTACCCAAGGTGTGGTTGGCACCGTCGCGTCTTGATGCAGATTTTAGAATGCTGTGCTCATGCTTTGTGAAATTACAGATGCCTAGTGAAGGGGCACCGATTGCCCCGGAGCTATGCCAACAGGTCAAAAATCGTGAAGACTGGATCCAGCTACTACCACTACTTGGTGGTAAACAAATTGGCGGTTCTGTTGGTGAGAATGCTAGGGCACTGGCCTATCTGCGACGTGATCCAAGTAGCGGCCTGGAAGTGCTGGCGTTTACAGTTCCCTTGATGCCAATGGTGGCGACTGGTATCACACATGCCTCAATGCCTATTATGATCAAAGAATTACTTAAATGGCAGGGCGTAGGGGAGGCTTACGGTCCCGTGGGGGCTAATTGGCCGCGTGTAGACGATTTCGCGCAGGTCGCTTGGCAGGGTGAAGGCACGCGCGATAGCGAACTCATGGCTCGCATCAGATTGAGTAATGTTCCGATTGGAGAGAGCCTGATGACGCAACTTGAACAGTCGCAACTCCCGCCGCGGTGGTCCAACGATCCTACAGAAATCACCCGCCAACTTCCGACCAAAAAGGATAGAGAAGATCCGCTGCCGTGGCTCCGCATTGTGGCCGTAATCTGTGTGATGGCAATGTTTTTAGAGGGTGCCTTGGATTTAGTTAGCCGATTAGTACGCCTAGTGAAAAATCGCCCGCAATTACTAATTTTAGCCTTAGCACTCATAGCCTTGAGCGAGTCCGCTAGTGCAAAGGTGGAGATATCTCTTCTGTCCTCACAGGGAGTGAGACCTAGTTTTGCTGTCCTTGCACGAGAGGTGTCGCAGCGCACTAGCATCGAGATCGATAGCAAACCCACAGTCCACACGCAGGTTTCACCGGAGGCGTTAGCCGAGCCTTGGCTTTGGGTCGAGCGGCTCGATACAATTTCTACGAAGTCCGGCGCTTTGGACCACGATCTTGCTCTATGGCTGAAGCGGGGTGGGCTCCTGATAGTGGAGGCGCCTTGGACAGTCACTCAGCTTGATACCTTGGTGACGCGGCTCAACACCCGCCAAGCAGGATCGAATGATGGTTGGAAGCCGCTCCCGCCTGATCATGAACTTATGCGGAGTTTTTACCTGCTCGATGCCTTACCTTCATGCCAAGGTGAGATCTGGCGTGGCTATCAATTTGACGGGCGTCTAGCCATACTGGCGATACCCTATGGATTTCTGCAATCGGTACGGGATCAAAGCGCACCCGTTACTTGCAGTAATCCGCCTGATAATGAGCGCGCGACACGTATTTTCGTCAACATGATTATGGTGGCTTTGGCAACCGACTATAAACGTGATCAAATTCATTTGCCCGAGATTCTTAAACGCCTGAGGTAA